In Saccharothrix violaceirubra, the following are encoded in one genomic region:
- a CDS encoding lycopene cyclase family protein codes for MDVLVVGGGPAGRALARACVGRGLDTALVDPAPARPWRATYAAWSDELPADARTRSESRAVVVATRRHDLDRGYAVLDDRWLRDLDGVRVLTGRVVGRTPTTACLADGSVLGAGAVVYAGGTRGHVHQTAIGVVVGARAARPFVADGEALVMDWRRPPDAGTPDPTFLYAVPLGDDRVLLEETSLARRPGLPAAELRRRLRSRLAAHRIAVPDGEERVRFPLDVPPGDGFGATAGFVHPATGYSVAASLRLAPVAADALVSGVPVERAMWPYRAKAVHALHRFGLDAVLALRPHQVPEFFDEFFDLPATFQRSYLSDRTDLRGTVAAMSGLFRSAKWSLRARLAFPVRSAKVVRTAG; via the coding sequence GTGGACGTCCTGGTCGTCGGCGGCGGACCGGCGGGGCGGGCGTTGGCCCGCGCGTGCGTCGGGCGGGGGCTGGACACCGCCCTGGTGGATCCGGCGCCCGCGCGGCCGTGGCGGGCGACGTACGCGGCCTGGTCCGACGAACTGCCCGCGGACGCGCGGACGCGGTCCGAGTCGCGGGCGGTGGTGGTCGCCACCCGCCGGCACGACCTGGACCGGGGCTACGCCGTCCTGGACGACCGGTGGCTGCGTGACCTCGACGGGGTCCGCGTGCTCACCGGACGCGTCGTCGGGCGCACCCCCACCACGGCGTGCCTGGCCGACGGAAGCGTTCTCGGCGCGGGAGCCGTGGTGTACGCGGGCGGCACGCGCGGGCACGTCCACCAGACCGCGATCGGCGTCGTGGTCGGCGCCCGCGCCGCGAGGCCCTTCGTCGCGGACGGGGAGGCGCTGGTCATGGACTGGCGGCGGCCTCCCGACGCCGGGACGCCCGACCCCACGTTCCTGTACGCGGTGCCGCTCGGCGACGACCGGGTCCTGCTGGAGGAGACCTCGCTGGCCCGGCGGCCCGGACTGCCGGCGGCGGAACTGCGGCGGCGACTGCGGTCGCGGTTGGCCGCGCACCGGATCGCCGTGCCCGACGGGGAGGAGCGGGTGCGGTTCCCGTTGGACGTGCCGCCGGGTGACGGGTTCGGCGCGACGGCGGGTTTCGTGCACCCGGCGACCGGCTACAGCGTGGCCGCGTCGTTGCGGCTGGCGCCGGTCGCCGCGGACGCGCTCGTGTCCGGAGTCCCGGTGGAACGGGCGATGTGGCCATACCGGGCGAAAGCCGTGCATGCGCTGCACCGGTTCGGACTCGACGCGGTGCTCGCGTTGCGCCCGCACCAGGTCCCGGAATTCTTTGACGAATTCTTCGACCTACCCGCGACTTTCCAACGGTCGTACCTGTCCGACCGTACCGACCTGCGTGGAACCGTCGCGGCGATGAGCGGACTCTTCCGTTCCGCAAAGTGGTCGTTGCGCGCCCGCCTGGCATTTCCCGTGCGCTCGGCCAAAGTTGTGCGAACAGCTGGTTAA
- a CDS encoding carboxylate-amine ligase: MSVGVSELPYPRTEFDAALSVGVEEEFLLVDAATGMLTPVAPAVLAAPETGLDLQAEMTRFQVESATPVCRTMSEVRRQLALARATLSRLARGQDARIVATGTPVLGGVRPPPLTDRPRYHRIRSEFGGLVDGLIICGCHVHVGIPDEETGVHVSNHLRQWLPVLLAISANSPFFDGRDTGYASWRYLAWSPWPSAGAPPWFASAEDYHRGVGVLRRSGAALDEGMVYWDVRLSARHPTVELRVCDVAATVDEAVLLAALVRAIAVMAMSGRPAYRVPDLSLRTALWRAARDGVEGAGVEPLSGRLVAAADLVRGLVEWTLPALRAAGDDDLVVDGVSRLLADGSGAVRQRRAFTRRGELRDVVDLLVAQT; encoded by the coding sequence GTGAGCGTCGGTGTCTCCGAGCTGCCCTACCCACGAACGGAATTCGACGCGGCGCTGTCGGTCGGCGTCGAGGAGGAGTTCCTGTTGGTCGACGCGGCCACCGGCATGCTGACGCCGGTCGCGCCCGCGGTGCTGGCCGCGCCGGAGACCGGGTTGGACCTCCAGGCCGAGATGACCCGGTTCCAGGTGGAAAGCGCGACGCCGGTGTGCCGCACGATGTCCGAGGTGCGGCGGCAGCTCGCGTTGGCACGGGCGACGTTGTCACGGCTGGCCCGTGGGCAGGACGCGCGCATCGTGGCCACGGGCACGCCGGTGCTGGGCGGGGTCCGGCCGCCGCCGCTGACCGACCGGCCGCGCTACCACCGCATCCGCTCCGAGTTCGGCGGCCTGGTCGACGGGTTGATCATCTGCGGCTGCCACGTGCACGTGGGCATCCCGGACGAGGAGACCGGCGTGCACGTGAGCAACCACCTGCGGCAGTGGCTGCCGGTGCTGCTGGCGATCAGCGCGAACTCCCCGTTCTTCGACGGCCGCGACACCGGCTACGCGAGTTGGCGCTACCTGGCGTGGAGCCCGTGGCCGTCGGCGGGGGCGCCGCCGTGGTTCGCCTCGGCCGAGGACTACCACCGGGGCGTCGGCGTGCTGCGGCGGTCCGGTGCGGCGTTGGACGAGGGGATGGTCTACTGGGACGTCCGGCTCTCCGCCCGGCACCCGACGGTCGAATTGCGGGTGTGCGACGTGGCGGCGACCGTGGACGAGGCGGTGCTGCTGGCCGCGCTGGTCCGGGCGATCGCGGTCATGGCCATGTCTGGCCGGCCCGCCTACCGGGTGCCGGACCTGTCGTTGCGCACGGCGCTGTGGCGCGCGGCGCGGGACGGGGTCGAGGGCGCGGGCGTCGAACCGCTCAGCGGTCGGCTGGTGGCGGCGGCGGACCTGGTGCGCGGGCTGGTCGAGTGGACGCTGCCCGCGTTGCGCGCGGCCGGCGACGACGACCTGGTGGTGGACGGCGTGTCCCGGCTGCTGGCCGACGGGTCGGGTGCGGTGCGGCAGCGGCGGGCGTTCACCCGACGCGGCGAACTCCGCGATGTGGTGGACCTGCTGGTCGCGCAGACCTGA
- a CDS encoding MASE1 domain-containing protein, with the protein MPIPPRLRPWGVYAAQLLAVTAAYYAGARLGLLQALVNDQVTPLWPPTGLAVVTLLLGGQRLWPGIAIGAFVVNATLGEPGAAFLISAGNTLAPVVACLLLRHYDFRLALDRTRDAIVLIVLGAFAAMLVSASVGAGSLLLTHGIDRAQFWTTWSVWWTGDALGVLTVVPLVAAVRTARRRHLTTRGRIEVACLLLGTAAVTVMAIATPVRLLYLVFPFAVWAGLRFQHLGAAPCALISTAVTARGAATGTGPWEGYEVYQRMVSLQGFNATVVLTTLVLSAVIAERNAALAAIERTCSQLSDMVTQYQPIVLGDMLPPRRQNGQ; encoded by the coding sequence GTGCCGATCCCCCCTCGACTACGCCCGTGGGGCGTGTACGCCGCGCAACTCCTCGCGGTCACGGCCGCGTACTACGCGGGTGCACGACTCGGGTTGCTCCAGGCGTTGGTGAACGACCAGGTGACCCCGCTGTGGCCGCCGACCGGTCTGGCGGTGGTGACGCTGCTGCTCGGCGGGCAGCGGCTGTGGCCGGGCATCGCGATCGGCGCGTTCGTCGTCAACGCCACGCTCGGCGAGCCCGGCGCCGCCTTCCTCATCAGCGCGGGCAACACGCTCGCCCCGGTGGTCGCGTGTCTGCTGCTGCGCCATTACGACTTCCGCCTCGCGCTCGACCGCACGCGGGACGCGATCGTCCTGATCGTGCTCGGCGCGTTCGCCGCGATGCTGGTGAGCGCGTCGGTGGGTGCCGGTTCACTGCTGCTCACCCACGGGATCGACCGTGCCCAGTTCTGGACGACGTGGTCGGTGTGGTGGACGGGCGACGCGCTCGGCGTGCTGACCGTCGTGCCGCTCGTGGCGGCGGTGCGGACGGCCCGGCGGCGGCACCTGACCACCAGGGGCCGGATCGAGGTGGCGTGCCTGCTGCTCGGCACGGCCGCGGTGACCGTCATGGCGATCGCCACCCCGGTCCGCCTGCTGTACCTGGTGTTCCCGTTCGCGGTGTGGGCCGGGCTGCGGTTCCAGCACCTGGGCGCGGCGCCGTGCGCGTTGATCTCCACGGCGGTCACGGCCCGGGGCGCGGCGACGGGTACGGGCCCCTGGGAGGGGTATGAGGTGTACCAGCGGATGGTGTCGCTCCAGGGGTTCAACGCGACCGTGGTGCTGACCACGCTGGTGCTGTCGGCGGTGATCGCCGAGCGCAACGCCGCGCTCGCGGCCATCGAACGGACCTGCTCGCAGCTCTCGGACATGGTCACGCAGTACCAACCGATCGTGTTGGGCGACATGTTGCCGCCCCGACGGCAGAACGGGCAGTGA
- a CDS encoding GGDEF domain-containing protein encodes MPALLDDVRFAFQPLFNLHTGGVVAIEALARPHDGSVQDLLRMAFRAGYLANTDVALACRAIRHAADHDVLLPLHVNLLAMTVADKPELMAPLYAALREVGRTPADIVVEVGTPYSRAPRGRLEKGISRLREDGFKIGLDGVGEGDTPLSLLAGVQPEVLKLDREVVAALPEDAARYALVQALQHLGEQTGSLLVAEGVETEAQLAAVRRLGIRLAQGNLLAEPQRRPRVGATIEAVLSEVNDPEAVTKTMTGPLRRKAGPKVTDFLHPATTLPETATSEEVLEILTAQPTVSGVVLVCPAGRPRWTVDRNRFLLSVTGPFGHALHAKREAHRLADKPKIIGADSSALDLLDVVAHAHRERTNDDLVVVDRADRCVGVVRVADVVRGIAELKVEQAAALSPLTRLPGSDAIAREVDRRIMHGEIFAVGWLDVDSFKRVNDTVGFAAGDDLIRSIGRRLTEGAGASSSIQVGHVGGDDFLVVAGLDEVVPFGTGVLDTVYEAEGVRVTLSLATLVCAAGSVGSYREVSRLLAPLKEHAKSLRGTSWVLGRPGSDHVDVLRGGPHLAVS; translated from the coding sequence GTGCCCGCCTTGCTGGATGACGTCCGCTTCGCCTTCCAGCCGCTGTTCAACCTCCACACCGGAGGTGTCGTCGCGATCGAGGCCCTCGCCCGACCGCACGACGGCAGCGTGCAGGACCTGCTCCGCATGGCTTTCCGTGCGGGGTACCTGGCCAACACCGACGTGGCGTTGGCCTGCCGGGCGATCCGGCACGCGGCAGACCACGACGTCCTGTTGCCGCTGCACGTGAACCTGCTCGCGATGACCGTCGCGGACAAGCCCGAGCTGATGGCGCCGCTCTACGCGGCGCTGCGCGAGGTCGGTCGGACACCGGCGGACATCGTGGTCGAGGTCGGCACGCCGTACTCCCGCGCGCCGCGTGGCCGCCTGGAGAAGGGCATCAGCCGCCTGCGCGAGGACGGGTTCAAGATCGGCCTGGACGGCGTCGGCGAGGGCGACACCCCGCTGTCGCTGCTGGCCGGGGTCCAGCCCGAGGTGCTCAAGCTCGACCGCGAGGTCGTGGCCGCGCTGCCCGAGGACGCCGCGCGGTACGCGTTGGTGCAGGCGTTGCAGCACCTGGGCGAGCAGACCGGTTCGCTGCTCGTGGCCGAGGGCGTGGAGACCGAGGCCCAACTCGCCGCCGTGCGCCGCCTGGGCATCCGGCTGGCGCAGGGCAACCTGCTGGCCGAGCCGCAGCGGCGGCCCCGGGTCGGCGCGACGATCGAGGCCGTGCTCAGCGAGGTCAACGACCCCGAGGCGGTCACCAAGACCATGACCGGCCCGTTGCGCCGCAAGGCCGGGCCGAAGGTCACCGACTTCCTGCACCCGGCCACGACGTTGCCGGAGACGGCCACGTCCGAGGAAGTGCTGGAGATCCTCACCGCGCAGCCGACCGTGTCGGGCGTGGTGCTGGTGTGCCCGGCGGGCCGGCCGCGCTGGACCGTGGACCGCAACCGGTTCCTGTTGTCGGTCACCGGACCGTTCGGCCACGCGCTGCACGCCAAGCGCGAGGCGCACCGGCTGGCGGACAAGCCGAAGATCATCGGCGCGGATTCCAGTGCGCTGGACCTGCTCGACGTGGTGGCGCACGCACACCGCGAGCGCACGAACGACGACCTGGTGGTGGTCGACCGGGCGGACCGCTGCGTCGGCGTGGTGCGGGTGGCGGACGTGGTGCGCGGCATCGCCGAGCTGAAGGTGGAGCAGGCGGCGGCGCTGTCGCCGTTGACGCGGCTGCCGGGAAGCGACGCGATCGCCCGCGAGGTCGACCGGCGGATCATGCACGGCGAGATCTTCGCCGTGGGCTGGTTGGACGTCGACTCGTTCAAACGAGTGAACGACACCGTGGGGTTCGCCGCGGGTGACGATCTGATCCGCTCGATCGGCCGCAGGCTGACCGAGGGCGCCGGCGCGTCGTCGAGCATCCAGGTCGGGCACGTCGGCGGCGACGACTTCCTGGTGGTCGCCGGGCTGGACGAGGTGGTGCCCTTCGGCACCGGGGTGCTGGACACGGTCTACGAGGCAGAGGGCGTGCGGGTGACGTTATCGCTGGCCACGCTCGTGTGCGCGGCCGGTTCGGTGGGGTCCTACCGCGAGGTGTCACGGCTGCTGGCGCCGCTCAAGGAGCACGCGAAGTCGTTGCGCGGCACGAGTTGGGTGCTCGGTCGGCCGGGCAGCGACCACGTCGACGTGCTGCGCGGCGGGCCGCATCTCGCGGTGAGCTGA
- a CDS encoding metal-sulfur cluster assembly factor, which translates to MSTEEDVVRGVEGLPPLPEPKADVAALDDLEEAMRDVVDPELGINVVDLGLVYDIRVDEDNVALIDMTLTSAACPLTDVIEDQTRAALVGNSGNGIVSDFRINWVWMPPWGPEKITDDGREQLRALGFTV; encoded by the coding sequence ATGAGCACCGAAGAGGACGTGGTGCGCGGCGTCGAGGGCCTGCCGCCGCTGCCCGAGCCGAAGGCGGACGTCGCCGCGCTGGACGACCTCGAGGAGGCCATGCGCGACGTGGTCGACCCGGAACTGGGCATCAACGTGGTCGACCTCGGTCTCGTCTACGACATCCGCGTGGACGAGGACAACGTGGCGTTGATCGACATGACGCTGACCTCGGCGGCCTGCCCGCTGACCGACGTGATCGAGGACCAGACCCGCGCCGCGCTCGTGGGCAACTCGGGCAACGGCATCGTCAGCGACTTCCGCATCAACTGGGTGTGGATGCCGCCGTGGGGCCCGGAGAAGATCACCGACGACGGGCGCGAGCAGTTGCGCGCACTCGGCTTCACCGTCTGA
- a CDS encoding CBS domain-containing protein, translating to MTTARDIMTAGVQCVDQNESLLDAARMMRDLNVGSLPICGLDNRLHGIITDRDIVIRCIADGRDPAEMSAEELAGHLHWVNADDDVTDVLKTMEDNRIRRVPVIDDHRLVGMISEADLAQHLDEHQIAEFVEHIYAR from the coding sequence ATGACCACAGCGCGCGACATCATGACCGCCGGCGTCCAGTGCGTCGACCAGAACGAGAGCCTGCTCGACGCGGCTCGGATGATGCGCGACCTGAACGTCGGGTCGCTGCCGATCTGCGGTTTGGACAACCGCCTGCACGGGATCATCACCGACCGCGACATCGTGATCCGCTGTATCGCCGACGGCCGGGACCCCGCCGAGATGAGCGCGGAGGAACTGGCCGGCCACCTGCACTGGGTCAACGCCGACGACGACGTGACCGACGTGCTCAAGACCATGGAGGACAACAGGATCCGGCGCGTGCCGGTCATCGACGACCACCGGCTGGTCGGCATGATCAGCGAGGCCGATCTGGCGCAACACCTCGACGAGCACCAGATCGCCGAGTTCGTGGAGCACATCTACGCCCGGTGA
- a CDS encoding deoxyguanosinetriphosphate triphosphohydrolase family protein has translation MQHEHTDPRAARRSGGDSGSSLSDLAAGPFRVDRDRVAGSPFFARLGGVTQVVSSTGSGLLVHNRLTHSLKVAQAARAIAERIGSRPDLAGVLDKLGGCDPDVVEAASLAHDLGHPPFGHLGEQVLDRLARHRFGLADGFEGNAQSFRIVTTTDVRGPASLGLDLTVAVRAAMLKYPWTRRSHPRPHPKDLAEPPRGAAEPPDAPGTGAVKFSAYVTELPDVLSSRAYYDGRIESWQQTVEASVMDTADDIAYAIHDLEDFHRVGVLQHATVAAELGTWLSDALNLAGLDRSLLAAQSRLPGRSLEALRRRLHAKDSWAVDDEAFAIAVAKVRSELVDGLLAVPFDGSVEAERAVAGFSARWTRRLVDAVRVVEEPTTRSGHVVLAVAQWHEVQVLKFVHRRFVLLRPDLALHQRGQARLLTALVEALEQWVTDRHEADRLPRRLHDLVELAGAEYATLARTDPRVLVGATGETPSGPDAVRALARGRAIVDFVASLTDNQASALLEGLSGRTGQLWTDAFVL, from the coding sequence ATGCAGCACGAGCACACAGACCCACGCGCCGCGCGTCGCTCCGGCGGGGACAGCGGGTCTTCGTTGTCCGACCTCGCGGCCGGGCCGTTCCGGGTCGACCGGGACCGGGTGGCGGGATCGCCGTTCTTCGCACGGCTGGGCGGGGTGACGCAGGTCGTCAGCTCCACCGGCTCGGGGCTGCTGGTCCACAACCGGCTTACCCACAGCCTCAAGGTCGCGCAGGCAGCACGGGCGATCGCCGAACGAATCGGCTCGCGGCCCGACCTCGCGGGCGTGCTGGACAAGCTCGGCGGCTGCGACCCGGACGTCGTCGAAGCCGCGTCCCTCGCGCACGACCTGGGTCACCCGCCGTTCGGCCACCTCGGCGAACAGGTGCTCGACCGGCTGGCCCGGCACCGGTTCGGACTGGCCGACGGCTTCGAGGGCAACGCCCAGTCGTTCCGGATCGTCACCACCACCGACGTGCGCGGCCCGGCCTCGCTGGGGCTGGACCTCACGGTCGCCGTGCGCGCGGCCATGCTCAAGTACCCCTGGACCCGGCGCTCGCACCCCCGGCCGCACCCCAAGGACCTGGCCGAGCCGCCGCGTGGCGCCGCCGAACCGCCGGACGCACCGGGCACGGGCGCGGTGAAGTTCTCCGCCTACGTCACCGAACTCCCGGACGTGCTCTCCTCCCGCGCCTACTACGACGGCCGCATCGAGTCGTGGCAGCAGACCGTCGAGGCGTCGGTCATGGACACCGCCGACGACATCGCCTACGCGATCCACGACCTGGAGGACTTCCACCGGGTGGGCGTGCTCCAGCACGCGACGGTCGCGGCCGAACTGGGTACGTGGCTGTCCGACGCGCTGAACCTCGCCGGGCTGGACCGGTCGCTGCTGGCCGCGCAGTCCCGGTTGCCCGGCCGGTCGCTGGAGGCGTTGCGCCGCCGCCTGCACGCCAAGGACTCGTGGGCGGTGGACGACGAGGCGTTCGCGATCGCGGTGGCCAAGGTCCGGTCCGAACTCGTGGACGGCCTGCTGGCCGTGCCGTTCGACGGATCGGTGGAGGCCGAGCGGGCGGTCGCCGGGTTCTCCGCGCGGTGGACGCGTCGGCTGGTCGATGCGGTCCGGGTGGTCGAGGAGCCGACGACGCGGTCCGGGCACGTGGTGCTGGCCGTCGCGCAGTGGCACGAGGTGCAGGTGCTCAAGTTCGTGCACCGCCGGTTCGTGTTGCTGCGCCCGGATCTGGCGCTGCACCAACGGGGGCAGGCCCGGCTGCTGACCGCGCTCGTGGAGGCGCTGGAGCAGTGGGTCACCGACCGGCACGAGGCGGACCGGCTGCCGCGGCGCCTGCACGACCTGGTCGAGTTGGCCGGTGCCGAGTACGCGACGCTCGCCCGCACCGATCCGCGAGTACTCGTCGGCGCTACCGGCGAGACGCCCTCCGGTCCGGACGCGGTGCGCGCGTTGGCCCGCGGTCGCGCCATCGTGGACTTCGTCGCGTCGTTGACCGACAACCAGGCTTCGGCGCTGCTGGAGGGGTTGTCGGGGCGGACCGGTCAACTGTGGACCGACGCGTTCGTGCTGTGA
- a CDS encoding S8 family serine peptidase, with product MRTPLRGHPLVVLVAVVALGAVVPVPSATAAPAGGLPARAAAQIAALQEIKRSITGTDTKVDSALIVEQRRRKGSAAFGRLPSYRTGVEVRPDGTVSVDVRAVAVTPGLVASLGDRVRSVSVDGATIRAEVPLSAVGAIAARPDVRRVQVADAAPVDARSKEEQAGKVEADTLAAVDRTTANRATADPTTADPTTAESDRAHGADTARATHKVTGTGVKICVLANGITDLAAAQAAGELPEVEVLPGEEGGGYDGVPLLEIVHDIAPGASLGFATAGLGDARFADNIRALRSRLRCDILVDNGRAQDEPQFQDGVVARAVDAVAADGALYFAAAGDEGNVTDGTSGHWEGDFVDSGVGVGKFAGTAHDFDPSPTAKQVLDPLAVGSGGAPVTLSWADPLGAAGDDYDLYLVNAQGNVVGASQNVQDGAQDPVERLHVPDSQVDRLRLAVVKFRGEHRYLGLTVHGGRFANSFDGLKGYTTAGAIRGHAAAKGAIAVGAAPVGDPYPGDPAHPRGPYPGVFDVGQRPERFTSDGPRRVFFAADGTPRTEVRPKPDVTAGDGVKVGGSVRYGTSVSAPAAAAIAGLVLSGNPGLPAAQVREALATTALDLVEPGVDGRTGAGVLRADLALDFTGASPQPLVKARRPTPVNEVDGTPYFKPGTTAAVTVPVHNSGDGLAASTNVVLTSPTPGVTIAPRARSYGTIEQGRTGSGEFKVTVAAGVPLGTEVKLDVRVAYSGATSPTTASFGYVVGEPSAETRDFSYTGPAIAIPDDNATGVTATFPVSGLGRASKITFSVDGEQCTATEGATTVGVDHTFVGDLTGTLTSPSGRTATLFQRSGGTGANLCQVVFADDAARPFSSVTSVNAPFTGTWRPVGRLSTLLDDPVDGVWTFKLVDGLPGDRGSLRAVSLHLNGYR from the coding sequence GTGCGAACACCGCTGCGCGGACATCCGCTGGTGGTCCTGGTCGCGGTCGTCGCACTCGGCGCGGTCGTCCCGGTCCCGTCCGCCACCGCCGCACCGGCCGGCGGCCTGCCCGCCCGTGCCGCCGCGCAGATCGCCGCGCTCCAGGAGATCAAGCGGTCGATCACCGGCACCGACACCAAAGTGGACAGTGCGCTGATCGTGGAACAGCGCCGCCGCAAGGGTTCCGCGGCGTTCGGCCGGCTGCCCTCGTACCGGACCGGGGTGGAGGTGCGGCCGGACGGCACGGTGTCGGTGGACGTGCGGGCCGTCGCCGTCACGCCCGGACTCGTCGCGTCGCTCGGTGATCGCGTCCGGTCGGTGTCGGTCGACGGCGCCACGATCCGGGCCGAGGTGCCGTTGTCGGCGGTGGGCGCGATCGCGGCCCGCCCCGACGTGCGCCGGGTCCAGGTCGCGGACGCGGCACCCGTCGACGCCCGGTCCAAGGAGGAACAAGCGGGCAAGGTCGAGGCCGACACGCTCGCCGCGGTGGACCGGACGACGGCGAACCGGGCGACCGCAGACCCGACGACCGCAGACCCGACGACGGCGGAGAGCGACCGCGCGCATGGCGCCGACACGGCCCGTGCCACCCACAAGGTCACCGGCACGGGCGTGAAGATCTGCGTACTGGCCAACGGGATCACCGACCTGGCCGCCGCGCAGGCGGCGGGCGAGCTGCCCGAGGTCGAGGTGCTGCCCGGCGAGGAGGGCGGCGGGTACGACGGTGTGCCGCTGCTGGAGATCGTCCACGACATCGCGCCCGGCGCGAGCCTCGGGTTCGCCACGGCCGGGCTCGGCGACGCGCGGTTCGCGGACAACATCCGGGCCCTGCGGTCGAGGCTGCGCTGCGACATCCTCGTCGACAACGGCCGTGCCCAGGACGAGCCGCAGTTCCAGGACGGCGTCGTCGCCCGGGCCGTGGACGCGGTCGCGGCGGACGGCGCGCTGTACTTCGCGGCGGCGGGCGACGAGGGCAACGTGACCGACGGCACCTCCGGGCACTGGGAGGGCGACTTCGTCGATTCCGGTGTCGGCGTCGGCAAGTTCGCGGGCACCGCGCACGACTTCGACCCGAGCCCGACGGCCAAGCAGGTGCTCGACCCGCTCGCGGTGGGTTCCGGCGGTGCGCCGGTGACGCTGTCCTGGGCCGACCCGCTCGGCGCGGCCGGCGACGACTACGACCTGTACCTGGTCAACGCGCAGGGCAACGTGGTGGGCGCGAGCCAGAACGTGCAGGACGGTGCCCAGGACCCGGTCGAACGGCTGCACGTGCCCGACAGCCAGGTCGACCGGCTGCGGTTGGCGGTCGTGAAGTTCCGCGGCGAGCACCGGTACCTCGGCCTGACCGTGCACGGCGGTCGGTTCGCGAACTCGTTCGACGGGCTCAAGGGCTACACGACGGCCGGTGCGATCCGGGGGCACGCCGCGGCCAAGGGCGCGATCGCGGTCGGTGCGGCGCCGGTGGGCGACCCGTACCCGGGCGATCCGGCGCACCCGCGCGGTCCGTACCCCGGCGTGTTCGACGTCGGGCAGCGGCCCGAGCGGTTCACCTCGGACGGTCCACGCCGGGTGTTCTTCGCCGCCGACGGCACACCCCGCACCGAGGTGCGGCCGAAGCCCGACGTGACGGCGGGCGACGGCGTCAAGGTCGGCGGGAGCGTGCGCTACGGCACGTCGGTGTCCGCGCCGGCCGCGGCGGCGATCGCGGGTCTGGTGCTGTCGGGCAATCCGGGCCTGCCCGCCGCGCAGGTGCGCGAGGCGCTCGCCACGACCGCGCTCGACCTGGTCGAGCCGGGGGTCGACGGCCGGACCGGCGCGGGCGTGCTGCGGGCCGACCTCGCGCTGGACTTCACGGGCGCGTCGCCGCAGCCGCTGGTCAAGGCGCGGAGACCGACTCCGGTCAACGAAGTCGACGGCACCCCGTACTTCAAGCCCGGTACGACCGCCGCGGTCACCGTGCCCGTGCACAACTCGGGCGACGGCCTTGCCGCGTCGACCAACGTCGTGCTGACCTCGCCGACGCCGGGCGTGACGATCGCGCCGCGCGCCAGGTCCTACGGCACGATCGAGCAGGGGCGGACGGGCTCGGGCGAGTTCAAGGTGACCGTGGCGGCGGGCGTGCCGCTCGGGACCGAGGTCAAGCTGGACGTGCGGGTCGCGTACTCGGGCGCGACGTCGCCGACGACTGCGTCCTTCGGGTACGTGGTGGGCGAACCGTCGGCGGAGACCAGGGACTTCTCCTACACCGGGCCGGCGATCGCCATCCCGGACGACAACGCGACCGGCGTCACCGCGACCTTCCCGGTGAGCGGCCTCGGCCGGGCGTCGAAGATCACGTTCTCGGTCGACGGCGAGCAGTGCACGGCGACCGAGGGCGCCACGACGGTCGGGGTCGACCACACGTTCGTCGGCGACCTGACCGGCACGCTCACCTCGCCGTCCGGGCGCACCGCGACCCTGTTCCAGCGGTCCGGCGGCACCGGCGCGAACCTGTGCCAGGTCGTGTTCGCCGACGACGCGGCCCGGCCGTTCTCCTCGGTGACGTCGGTGAACGCGCCGTTCACCGGCACCTGGCGGCCGGTGGGCCGGTTGTCGACCCTGCTGGACGACCCGGTGGACGGGGTGTGGACGTTCAAGCTCGTCGACGGGCTGCCCGGCGACCGCGGTTCGTTGCGCGCGGTCTCGTTGCACCTCAACGGTTACCGGTGA